A stretch of the Anaeromyxobacter sp. genome encodes the following:
- a CDS encoding thiamine phosphate synthase, whose amino-acid sequence MPLPPSAARAARLSRLSGLYAIVGGADPVAQAGAALSGGARVVQLRVKDAPAGQVLEAARRVVALAAGRALVIVNDRADLALLAGADGVHLGDEDLPVAEARALMGPDLLVGRSTRTLADGQAALAAGADHVGFGPVFATASKAIAVAPRGLAALREVAAALPAPLVAIGGIGLEGIAEVAQAGAAAAAVIGALFDGPDPAARARALAAAFEAGRGRR is encoded by the coding sequence ATGCCCCTCCCGCCCTCCGCCGCGCGCGCCGCGCGCCTGTCGCGCCTCTCCGGCCTGTACGCCATCGTGGGCGGCGCCGACCCGGTGGCGCAGGCCGGGGCGGCGCTGTCGGGCGGCGCCCGGGTGGTGCAGCTGCGGGTGAAGGACGCGCCCGCCGGCCAGGTGCTGGAGGCGGCCCGCCGGGTGGTGGCGCTGGCGGCCGGCCGGGCCCTGGTGATCGTCAACGACCGGGCCGACCTGGCGCTGCTGGCCGGCGCCGACGGGGTGCACCTGGGCGACGAGGACCTGCCGGTGGCGGAGGCGCGGGCGCTCATGGGGCCGGACCTGCTGGTGGGCCGCTCCACCCGCACCCTGGCCGACGGGCAGGCCGCCCTGGCCGCCGGCGCCGACCACGTCGGCTTCGGCCCGGTCTTCGCCACCGCCAGCAAGGCCATCGCGGTGGCGCCGCGCGGCCTGGCCGCGCTGCGCGAGGTGGCGGCCGCGCTGCCGGCGCCGCTGGTGGCCATCGGCGGCATCGGCCTGGAGGGGATCGCGGAGGTGGCCCAGGCCGGCGCTGCGGCGGCGGCCGTCATCGGCGCGCTCTTCGACGGGCCCGACCCGGCGGCGCGGGCGCGGGCGCTGGCGGCCGCCTTCGAGGCCGGCCGGGGGCGAAGGTGA
- the bioD gene encoding dethiobiotin synthase: MRGLFVTATDTGVGKTEVACALVSGARQDGLDVGVMKPAQSGVTPGVASDAERLAAAAGGGDPPALVCPHSFAAPLAPGVAARLAGVTISLSALVDAARALAARHQALLVEGAGGLLVPLTPTETYADLMVALGLPVLVVARAGLGTVNHTALTVEALRARRLRLAGIVLNRTSPDDDPSVPENAAELARLTGLVVLASLPYCADIAGREAKLRSALRGKVQFS, from the coding sequence ATGCGCGGCCTCTTCGTCACCGCCACCGACACCGGGGTCGGCAAGACCGAGGTGGCCTGCGCCCTGGTGTCGGGCGCGCGCCAGGACGGGCTGGACGTGGGCGTCATGAAGCCGGCCCAGTCCGGCGTGACCCCGGGCGTCGCGAGCGACGCCGAGCGCCTGGCCGCCGCGGCCGGCGGCGGCGACCCGCCCGCGCTGGTCTGCCCGCACAGCTTCGCCGCCCCGCTGGCACCCGGGGTGGCGGCGCGGCTGGCCGGGGTGACCATCTCGCTCTCCGCCCTGGTGGACGCGGCGCGGGCGCTGGCGGCCCGCCACCAGGCCCTGCTGGTGGAGGGGGCCGGTGGCCTGCTGGTGCCGCTCACCCCCACCGAGACCTACGCCGACCTGATGGTGGCCCTGGGGCTGCCGGTGCTGGTGGTGGCGCGGGCCGGCCTCGGCACGGTGAACCACACCGCGCTCACGGTGGAGGCGCTGCGGGCGCGCCGGCTTCGGCTGGCCGGGATCGTGCTCAACCGCACCTCGCCCGACGACGACCCCTCGGTGCCCGAGAACGCCGCCGAGCTGGCCAGGCTGACCGGCCTGGTGGTGCTGGCCAGCCTGCCGTACTGCGCCGATATCGCTGGGAGAGAAGCGAAACTGCGATCCGCGCTGCGCGGCAAAGTCCAGTTTTCGTGA
- a CDS encoding gamma-glutamyl-gamma-aminobutyrate hydrolase family protein: MSRPRIGLTLDADQAGDRYLLGRAYVDAVAEAGGLPLLLPHLAALAAETLAALDGLVISGGAFDVPPELYGEARRPACGPSRPERTRAELALLQAALAAGLPVLGVCGGMQLMAVARGGALWQDLVADLGPAGPDGAPPGRRVAGLRHEQPAPKDVPSHLVEVAPGTRLAGLVGAGPLMVNSTHHQAVRAPGAGVVVSALAPDGVVEALELAGPAFALGVQWHPEAAARHEPRHAAIYRGLVEAARRT, translated from the coding sequence GTGAGCCGCCCGCGCATCGGCCTGACGCTCGACGCCGACCAGGCGGGCGACCGCTACCTGCTCGGCCGCGCCTACGTGGACGCGGTGGCCGAGGCCGGCGGGCTGCCGCTCCTCCTGCCGCACCTGGCGGCGCTGGCGGCCGAGACCCTGGCCGCGCTCGACGGGCTGGTGATCAGCGGCGGCGCCTTCGACGTGCCGCCCGAGCTGTACGGCGAGGCGCGCCGCCCGGCCTGCGGGCCGAGCAGGCCGGAGCGGACCCGGGCCGAGCTGGCCCTGCTGCAGGCGGCGCTGGCGGCCGGCCTGCCGGTGCTGGGCGTGTGCGGCGGGATGCAGCTCATGGCGGTGGCCCGCGGCGGGGCGCTCTGGCAGGACCTGGTGGCCGACCTGGGCCCGGCCGGGCCGGACGGCGCGCCGCCGGGCCGCCGGGTCGCGGGCCTGCGCCACGAGCAGCCGGCGCCCAAGGACGTGCCCTCGCACCTGGTGGAGGTGGCGCCGGGCACCCGGCTGGCCGGGCTGGTGGGGGCCGGTCCACTCATGGTGAATTCGACGCACCACCAGGCGGTGCGGGCGCCGGGCGCCGGGGTGGTGGTCTCGGCGCTGGCGCCGGACGGCGTGGTCGAGGCCCTGGAGCTGGCCGGCCCGGCCTTCGCGCTGGGGGTGCAGTGGCACCCCGAGGCGGCGGCCCGCCACGAGCCGCGCCACGCGGCCATCTACCGCGGCCTGGTCGAGGCCGCCCGGAGGACCTGA
- a CDS encoding hydroxymethylpyrimidine/phosphomethylpyrimidine kinase: protein MRVLLVAGLDPTAGAGLAADLEALHAVGARGWPVAAALTAQGPAGVKGWSPVPEDLLLAQVDALLEGAGERPRAVKTGMLGTAGLAAALCRRLTAADLARVPLVLDPVLLSTSGTQLLDCGGATPFEALAPLLARARLATPNLPELAALTGLDVGSDAAAVKAARRLGARAVLVKGGHREGAPVDLLVEARRVTRFEGTRRPGTARGTGCRLASAIAGLLAQGASLEDAVRGARLVVERYLDAAAG, encoded by the coding sequence ATGCGGGTGCTGCTGGTGGCCGGGCTGGATCCCACGGCGGGGGCCGGCCTGGCGGCCGACCTGGAGGCGCTGCACGCGGTGGGGGCGCGGGGCTGGCCGGTGGCGGCCGCGCTCACCGCCCAGGGTCCGGCCGGGGTGAAGGGCTGGAGCCCGGTGCCCGAGGACCTGCTGCTGGCGCAGGTCGACGCGCTGCTGGAGGGGGCCGGGGAGCGGCCGCGGGCGGTGAAGACCGGCATGCTCGGCACCGCCGGCCTGGCGGCCGCCCTGTGCCGCCGGCTGACCGCCGCCGACCTGGCCAGGGTGCCGCTGGTGCTCGACCCGGTGCTCCTCTCCACCTCCGGCACCCAGCTGCTGGACTGCGGCGGCGCCACGCCCTTCGAGGCGCTGGCGCCCTTGCTGGCGCGGGCCCGCCTGGCCACCCCCAACCTGCCGGAGCTGGCGGCGCTGACCGGCCTGGACGTCGGGAGCGACGCCGCCGCGGTCAAGGCGGCGCGCCGGCTCGGCGCGCGGGCGGTGCTGGTGAAGGGCGGCCACCGGGAGGGGGCGCCGGTGGACCTGCTGGTCGAGGCGCGCCGGGTGACGCGGTTCGAGGGGACGCGCCGCCCCGGCACGGCGCGCGGCACCGGCTGCCGGCTGGCCTCGGCCATCGCCGGCCTGCTGGCGCAGGGCGCCTCGCTGGAGGACGCGGTGCGCGGGGCCAGGCTGGTGGTGGAGCGCTACCTGGACGCCGCCGCCGGGTGA
- a CDS encoding trypsin-like peptidase domain-containing protein, with translation MTARPLLAAALILAASAASAREVLPRAESTPIAARRTPVVAAVEKVRGAVVNVSAEELVRIRVPSRQGAASGLFEDFFSRPRTRKGYAVTSLGSGVIVSPDGYLLTNNHVVERGARFRVGLADGRDLLAKVVGTDPAADLAVLKLETRERLPFAAMGRSEELLIGETVLAIGNPFGLSHTVTTGVVSALHRNFRAGERMLFDFIQTDASINPGNSGGPLLDIEGRLVGINTAILGERSAGIGFAIPIDRARRIAEDLITHGEVREGYLGLSVADLPARDGAAVGASGGVEVTAVDPGSPAEKAGVRRGDVVEALDGAPPELAEEVKFRLRDLAIGGAARLDLRRGAARLQVVVAAVELSPQRAEQLVQRRVGLALEQVKAAGGTVLAVRAVTKGSPAATSGIVQGDLVREVNGAEVSTLDEFRRGASSARRTGQLVVLVQRGYAAERIAFDLD, from the coding sequence GTGACGGCCCGGCCCCTGCTCGCCGCGGCCCTGATCCTCGCCGCCTCTGCGGCGAGCGCGCGGGAGGTCCTGCCCCGCGCCGAGTCCACCCCGATCGCCGCACGCCGCACCCCGGTGGTCGCCGCCGTGGAGAAGGTGCGCGGGGCGGTGGTCAACGTCTCCGCCGAGGAGCTGGTCCGCATCCGCGTGCCCTCGCGGCAGGGGGCGGCCAGCGGGCTGTTCGAGGACTTCTTCTCGCGCCCCCGCACCCGCAAGGGCTACGCCGTCACCTCGCTCGGCTCGGGCGTGATCGTCTCGCCCGACGGCTACCTGCTCACCAACAACCACGTGGTCGAGCGCGGCGCCCGCTTCCGCGTCGGGCTGGCCGACGGCCGCGACCTGCTGGCCAAGGTGGTGGGCACCGACCCGGCCGCCGACCTGGCGGTGCTCAAGCTGGAGACCCGGGAGCGGCTCCCCTTCGCCGCCATGGGCCGCTCCGAGGAGCTGCTCATCGGCGAGACGGTGCTGGCCATCGGCAACCCCTTCGGCCTCTCGCACACCGTCACCACCGGGGTGGTCTCGGCCCTGCACCGCAACTTCCGGGCCGGCGAGCGCATGCTCTTCGACTTCATCCAGACCGACGCCTCGATCAACCCCGGCAACTCGGGCGGGCCGCTGCTCGACATCGAGGGGCGGCTGGTGGGCATCAACACCGCCATCCTGGGCGAGCGCAGCGCCGGCATCGGCTTCGCCATCCCCATCGACCGGGCCCGCCGCATCGCCGAGGACCTGATCACCCACGGCGAGGTGCGCGAGGGCTACCTGGGGCTCTCGGTGGCCGACCTGCCGGCCCGCGACGGCGCCGCGGTGGGCGCCTCGGGCGGCGTGGAGGTCACCGCGGTGGACCCGGGCTCGCCGGCCGAGAAGGCCGGGGTGCGGCGCGGCGACGTCGTCGAGGCGCTCGACGGCGCGCCGCCCGAGCTGGCCGAGGAGGTGAAGTTCCGGCTGCGCGACCTGGCCATCGGCGGGGCGGCCCGGCTCGACCTCCGGCGCGGCGCCGCCCGGCTGCAGGTGGTGGTGGCGGCGGTGGAGCTCTCGCCGCAGCGGGCCGAGCAGCTGGTGCAGCGGCGCGTCGGCCTGGCGCTCGAGCAGGTCAAGGCCGCCGGCGGCACGGTGCTGGCGGTGCGCGCCGTCACCAAGGGCAGCCCGGCGGCCACCAGCGGCATCGTCCAGGGGGACCTGGTGCGCGAGGTGAACGGGGCCGAGGTCTCCACCCTCGACGAGTTCCGCCGCGGCGCCTCCTCGGCCCGCCGCACCGGGCAGCTGGTGGTGCTGGTGCAGCGCGGCTACGCCGCCGAGCGGATCGCCTTCGATCTCGACTAG
- a CDS encoding hemerythrin family protein — protein sequence MTDTYQWSDAYRLGIPGVDQEHQTFFALLRALEAGVRLGDDLIARAALGELRRYAELHFTNEEEFLDAVGYPDLPAHQVEHRAFVREVALLESRPGLPTRAAVDLARTWLQAHILGTDRRYTTWLDGTEAEEPAYPAPPATRG from the coding sequence ATGACCGACACCTACCAGTGGTCCGACGCCTACCGCCTGGGCATCCCCGGCGTCGACCAGGAGCACCAGACCTTCTTCGCCCTGCTCAGGGCGCTGGAGGCCGGCGTCCGGCTGGGAGACGACCTGATCGCCCGCGCGGCGCTGGGCGAGCTCAGGCGCTACGCCGAGCTCCACTTCACCAACGAGGAGGAGTTCCTCGACGCGGTGGGCTACCCGGACCTGCCGGCCCACCAGGTGGAGCACCGCGCCTTCGTGCGCGAGGTGGCGCTGCTGGAGTCCCGGCCCGGCCTGCCGACCCGCGCGGCGGTGGACCTGGCCCGCACCTGGCTGCAGGCCCACATCCTCGGCACCGACCGGCGCTACACCACCTGGCTCGACGGCACCGAGGCCGAGGAGCCGGCCTACCCGGCTCCCCCGGCGACGCGGGGCTGA
- a CDS encoding DUF1844 domain-containing protein — translation MGLGSSAFIHLGDAPHPETGAAQAPDLTLAQQTIDVLAMLREKTRGNLTADEEALFDHLLRDVRLRFVEKTRG, via the coding sequence ATGGGGCTGGGCTCCTCGGCCTTCATCCACCTGGGCGACGCGCCCCACCCCGAGACCGGCGCGGCCCAGGCCCCGGACCTGACCCTGGCGCAGCAGACCATCGACGTGCTGGCCATGCTGCGCGAGAAGACGCGCGGCAACCTGACGGCCGACGAGGAGGCGCTCTTCGACCACCTGCTGCGCGACGTGCGGCTGCGCTTCGTGGAGAAGACGCGCGGCTGA
- a CDS encoding aminotransferase class I/II-fold pyridoxal phosphate-dependent enzyme — protein sequence MPGPRPLSPQTLIFEKGYDPQRSEGAAVPPVFRTSTFIFKRAADGKRAFEIAYGLRPRGEGESPALIYTRVNNPNSEIVEDRAVAWDGAEAAALFSSGMGAISSACLAFLRPGDTLLFSDPIYGGTEYLFRRILPEFGVTTVPFPSGADEAALERLVAQHGAPRIVFIESPANPTMQLCDMAAARRVADRHATPGRPSLVLVDNTFLGPIFSRPLAHGADLVLYSATKFFGGHSDLVAGLAMGSARLIGAVKVMRTILGSNSDPDTAWLIHRSLGTLQLRMEKQQENAQRLVAMLRAHPAVARVYYPGLPEMGEAQVALWRLQCTGAGSLVSFDVRGGEAEAFAVLDAVRHMRLAVSLGGIETLIEHPWSMTHADMTPEEKRTAGFSDAMIRLSVGLEDPEDLADDLDRALRGAAPPAG from the coding sequence ATGCCAGGTCCCCGCCCGCTCTCGCCGCAGACCCTGATCTTCGAGAAGGGGTACGACCCGCAGCGCTCCGAGGGCGCGGCGGTGCCGCCGGTCTTCCGCACCTCGACCTTCATCTTCAAGCGCGCCGCCGACGGCAAGCGGGCCTTCGAGATCGCCTACGGCCTGCGCCCGCGCGGCGAGGGCGAGAGCCCGGCGCTCATCTACACGCGGGTCAACAACCCCAACAGCGAGATCGTGGAGGACCGGGCGGTGGCCTGGGACGGCGCCGAGGCGGCCGCCCTCTTCTCCTCCGGCATGGGGGCCATCTCCTCGGCCTGCCTGGCCTTCCTCCGGCCCGGCGACACGCTGCTCTTCTCCGACCCCATCTACGGCGGCACCGAGTACCTCTTCCGCCGCATCCTGCCGGAGTTCGGCGTCACCACCGTGCCCTTCCCGTCGGGCGCCGACGAGGCGGCGCTGGAGCGGCTGGTGGCCCAGCACGGCGCGCCCCGCATCGTCTTCATCGAGTCGCCCGCCAACCCGACCATGCAGCTGTGCGACATGGCGGCGGCGCGGCGGGTGGCCGACCGCCACGCCACCCCGGGGCGCCCCTCGCTGGTGCTGGTGGACAACACCTTCCTCGGCCCCATCTTCTCCCGGCCGCTGGCCCACGGCGCCGACCTGGTCCTCTACTCGGCCACCAAGTTCTTCGGCGGCCACTCCGACCTGGTGGCCGGCCTGGCCATGGGCAGCGCCAGGCTGATCGGGGCGGTCAAGGTGATGCGCACCATCCTCGGCTCCAACTCCGACCCCGACACCGCCTGGCTCATCCACCGCTCGCTGGGCACGCTGCAGCTGCGCATGGAGAAGCAGCAGGAGAACGCGCAGCGGCTGGTGGCCATGCTGCGCGCCCACCCGGCCGTGGCGCGCGTCTATTACCCCGGGCTGCCCGAGATGGGCGAGGCGCAGGTGGCGCTGTGGCGCCTCCAGTGCACCGGGGCCGGCAGCCTGGTGAGCTTCGACGTCCGCGGCGGCGAGGCCGAGGCCTTCGCGGTGCTGGACGCGGTGCGCCACATGCGGCTGGCGGTCAGCCTGGGCGGCATCGAGACGCTCATCGAGCACCCCTGGTCGATGACCCACGCCGACATGACGCCGGAGGAGAAGCGCACCGCCGGCTTCAGCGACGCCATGATCCGGCTCTCGGTGGGGCTGGAGGACCCCGAGGACCTGGCCGACGACCTGGACCGGGCGCTGCGCGGGGCCGCCCCCCCGGCCGGCTGA